In one Cupriavidus taiwanensis genomic region, the following are encoded:
- a CDS encoding RNA polymerase factor sigma-54 — MKPSLQLRLSQHLALTPQLQQSIRLLQLSTLELQQEVEQALTENPLLERENDWIESPLRVAADGSVNVQSAPAPAPAEPQGNGEAHAEGAADDSYGDNSSGDDYSNGDWSLDDFARRPQGDEDEKTPMQLRDAEPTLREYLMEQLTPLKISARDKGLAIFLIESLDDDGYLSASLEEICAELPEELEFDPDEVHAILTLLQSFDPPGVGARNAAECLALQLRRLTHPQRELALTIVTHHLELLAVRDYTRLKKALQVDEVALKSAHDLIRSLAPYPGHAYSRPEADFVVPDVFVRKSGGGWIAQLNPDVMPRLRINDMYAQILRGAKGETGTAGLQQKLQEARWLIKNIQQRFDTILRVSQAIVERQKNFFTHGEIAMRPLVLREIADTLGLHESTISRVTTNKYMATPMGTFELKYFFGSHVSTETGGAASSTAIRALIKQLIGAEDPRNPLSDSRIAELLGEQGFVVARRTVAKYREALKIPAVNLRKSL, encoded by the coding sequence ATGAAACCGTCGCTACAGCTCCGCCTCTCCCAGCACCTGGCCCTGACTCCGCAGCTGCAACAGTCGATCCGGCTGCTGCAGCTTTCCACGCTGGAACTGCAGCAGGAAGTCGAACAGGCGCTGACGGAAAACCCGCTGCTCGAGCGGGAGAACGACTGGATCGAAAGCCCGCTGCGCGTGGCGGCCGATGGCTCGGTCAACGTACAGAGCGCGCCCGCGCCCGCTCCGGCCGAGCCGCAGGGCAATGGCGAGGCCCATGCCGAAGGCGCGGCCGATGACAGCTACGGCGACAACAGCAGCGGCGATGACTACAGCAACGGCGACTGGAGCCTGGACGACTTCGCCCGCCGCCCGCAAGGCGACGAGGACGAAAAGACGCCAATGCAGCTGCGCGATGCCGAGCCCACGCTGCGCGAATACCTGATGGAGCAGCTGACGCCGCTGAAGATCTCGGCGCGCGACAAGGGGCTCGCCATCTTTCTGATCGAGTCGCTCGATGACGATGGCTACCTGAGCGCCTCGCTCGAAGAGATCTGCGCGGAACTGCCCGAAGAACTCGAATTCGATCCCGACGAAGTCCACGCCATCCTGACGCTGCTGCAGAGCTTCGATCCGCCCGGCGTGGGCGCGCGCAATGCCGCCGAATGCCTGGCGCTGCAATTGCGCCGCCTGACGCACCCGCAACGCGAACTGGCGCTGACCATCGTCACCCATCACCTGGAACTGCTGGCGGTACGCGACTACACCCGGCTGAAAAAGGCCCTGCAGGTCGATGAAGTCGCGCTGAAGTCCGCCCACGACCTGATCCGCTCGCTGGCGCCCTACCCTGGTCACGCGTACAGCCGCCCCGAGGCCGATTTCGTCGTGCCCGACGTGTTCGTGCGCAAGAGTGGCGGCGGCTGGATCGCGCAGCTCAATCCGGACGTGATGCCGAGGCTGCGCATCAACGATATGTATGCGCAGATCCTGCGCGGCGCCAAAGGCGAAACCGGCACCGCGGGGCTGCAGCAGAAGCTGCAGGAGGCGCGCTGGCTGATCAAGAACATCCAGCAAAGGTTCGACACCATCCTGCGTGTCTCGCAGGCCATTGTCGAGCGTCAAAAGAACTTTTTCACCCACGGTGAAATCGCCATGCGCCCCTTGGTTTTGCGGGAGATTGCCGATACACTGGGTTTACACGAGTCAACCATCTCCCGGGTGACGACCAATAAATACATGGCCACGCCGATGGGTACTTTCGAACTGAAGTACTTCTTCGGCAGCCACGTGTCCACCGAAACCGGTGGCGCGGCTTCATCAACGGCCATCCGCGCCTTGATCAAGCAACTGATAGGAGCCGAAGACCCGAGGAATCCCCTTTCCGACAGTCGCATCGCCGAACTGCTGGGTGAGCAAGGCTTCGTTGTCGCACGCCGCACCGTTGCCAAATATCGCGAAGCCCTGAAGATCCCCGCAGTGAATCTCCGCAAGTCTTTGTAG
- the lptB gene encoding LPS export ABC transporter ATP-binding protein, which translates to MTDTATLADKPSVEANTVLPGGSTLVVRHLKKRYGSRTVVKDVSLDVKSGEVVGLLGPNGAGKTTSFYMIVGLVALDEGDIVLDGDHISGLPIHERARMGLSYLPQEASVFRKLNVEENIRAVLELQLDKGKPLARAEIERRLDALLDDLQIAHLRNNPALSLSGGERRRVEIARALASSPRFILLDEPFAGVDPIAVGEIQRIVSFLKARNIGVLITDHNVRETLGICDHAYIISEGTVLAAGQPEEIIANDAVRRVYLGENFRM; encoded by the coding sequence ATGACCGATACCGCCACTCTCGCCGACAAGCCTTCCGTCGAAGCCAACACCGTCCTGCCCGGCGGCAGCACGCTGGTCGTGCGCCACCTGAAGAAGCGCTATGGCTCGCGCACGGTGGTCAAGGACGTCTCGCTCGACGTCAAGAGCGGCGAGGTGGTCGGGCTGCTCGGCCCCAACGGCGCGGGCAAGACCACGTCGTTCTACATGATCGTCGGCCTGGTGGCGCTGGACGAAGGCGACATCGTGCTCGACGGCGACCACATCAGCGGCCTGCCGATCCACGAGCGCGCGCGCATGGGGCTGTCGTACCTGCCGCAGGAAGCCTCGGTGTTCCGCAAGCTCAATGTCGAGGAAAACATCCGCGCGGTGCTGGAGCTGCAGCTTGACAAGGGCAAGCCGCTGGCCAGGGCCGAGATCGAGCGCCGCCTCGATGCCCTGCTCGACGACCTGCAGATCGCGCATCTGCGCAACAACCCGGCGCTGTCGCTGTCCGGCGGCGAGCGCCGCCGCGTTGAAATCGCGCGCGCGCTGGCGTCGTCGCCGCGCTTTATCCTGCTGGACGAACCGTTCGCCGGCGTGGACCCGATCGCCGTGGGCGAGATCCAGCGCATCGTCAGCTTCCTCAAGGCACGCAATATCGGCGTGCTGATCACCGACCACAACGTGCGCGAGACGCTGGGCATCTGCGACCACGCCTACATCATCAGCGAGGGCACGGTGCTGGCCGCTGGCCAGCCGGAAGAAATCATCGCCAATGACGCCGTGCGGCGCGTCTATCTGGGCGAGAACTTCCGCATGTGA
- the hpf gene encoding ribosome hibernation-promoting factor, HPF/YfiA family, whose protein sequence is MNFKISGHHLDITPPLREYVETKLERIVRHFDQVIGVSVLLSVDNHKEKDRRQYAEINLHLKGKDIFVEAHHEDLYAAIDALVDKLDRQVIRYKDRVQGHDREAVKYQMAAAQMQQ, encoded by the coding sequence ATGAACTTCAAGATCAGTGGACACCACCTGGACATCACGCCCCCTCTGCGTGAGTACGTGGAAACGAAGCTGGAGCGAATCGTCAGGCATTTCGATCAAGTCATTGGCGTTAGCGTGCTGCTCTCTGTCGACAATCACAAGGAAAAGGACCGGCGCCAGTACGCGGAAATCAATCTGCATCTCAAGGGCAAGGACATCTTTGTCGAGGCGCATCACGAAGACCTGTATGCGGCGATCGACGCACTCGTCGACAAGCTGGACCGTCAGGTGATTCGCTACAAGGATCGCGTGCAAGGCCACGACCGCGAAGCGGTCAAGTACCAGATGGCCGCAGCGCAAATGCAGCAATAA
- a CDS encoding ISL3-like element ISRta1 family transposase produces the protein MLDRKTLQALGCWKGYRLERVEWPEGESRTLSLYLKPVSKVMHCEECGARCHQVHETVVRRVRDLPLFEYRVVLHVPRRRVWCDRCGGPRLERLEWLGRYQRVTARLAQACGHLLRHCTVQAVAAFYDLGWHTVKSIDKARLREAVAEPDWSNIRYLAMDEFALHKGHRYATVVVDPIGRQVLWIGQGRSRETARAFFEQLPAGVAQRIEAVAIDMTTAYELEIRAHCPQAEVVFDLFHVVAKYGREVIDRVRVDQANQLRHDRPARRVLKSTRWLLLRNRENLSVPQAVHLDEVLEANRPLLTVYLLRDELKRLWFYRRPAWAQKAWEQWCEQARQSRIPALELFAKRLQGYWHGILARCRHPLNTSVVEGINNTIKVIKRRAYGYRDEEYFFLKIRAAFPGIPR, from the coding sequence GTGCTGGATCGCAAGACGCTGCAAGCACTGGGTTGCTGGAAGGGCTACCGGCTGGAGCGCGTGGAATGGCCGGAGGGAGAGAGCCGTACGCTGTCGTTGTACTTGAAGCCGGTCAGCAAGGTCATGCATTGCGAGGAGTGTGGCGCGCGCTGCCATCAGGTGCATGAGACAGTGGTCAGGCGAGTCCGGGACCTTCCGCTGTTCGAGTATCGGGTCGTACTGCACGTGCCGCGCCGGCGCGTTTGGTGCGACCGTTGCGGCGGTCCGAGGCTGGAGCGGCTGGAATGGCTTGGGCGCTACCAACGCGTGACGGCCCGCTTGGCCCAGGCTTGCGGCCACTTGTTGCGCCACTGTACGGTGCAGGCGGTGGCGGCCTTCTACGATCTGGGCTGGCACACAGTTAAATCGATCGATAAGGCTCGCTTGCGTGAGGCAGTGGCCGAGCCGGACTGGTCCAATATCCGCTACCTGGCCATGGATGAGTTCGCGCTACACAAGGGGCATCGATATGCCACGGTGGTAGTCGACCCCATTGGGCGGCAGGTGCTCTGGATCGGACAGGGGCGCTCACGCGAGACCGCCCGAGCCTTCTTTGAGCAGCTCCCCGCCGGCGTTGCGCAGCGCATCGAGGCCGTCGCCATCGACATGACGACCGCGTATGAGTTGGAGATCCGGGCGCATTGCCCGCAAGCAGAGGTGGTCTTCGACCTGTTCCACGTGGTAGCTAAGTACGGGCGTGAGGTCATCGACCGAGTACGGGTGGATCAGGCCAATCAGCTGCGGCACGATCGGCCGGCCAGACGGGTGCTCAAGTCCACACGCTGGCTACTGCTGCGGAATCGGGAGAACTTGAGCGTCCCCCAGGCGGTTCATCTGGATGAGGTCCTGGAGGCGAACCGGCCATTGCTGACAGTCTATCTGTTGCGCGACGAGCTAAAGCGGCTATGGTTCTACCGCCGCCCGGCGTGGGCGCAAAAAGCTTGGGAGCAATGGTGCGAGCAGGCTCGGCAGAGCCGAATACCTGCCCTGGAGTTGTTTGCGAAGCGCCTGCAAGGCTACTGGCATGGCATCTTGGCCCGCTGCCGCCACCCATTGAACACCAGCGTGGTCGAAGGCATCAACAACACCATCAAGGTCATCAAGCGCCGCGCGTACGGCTATCGCGACGAGGAATACTTCTTCCTCAAAATCCGCGCAGCCTTCCCCGGAATTCCTCGATGA
- a CDS encoding cation:proton antiporter produces MHSPLELTLVLLAAAVFGVVGFRMLQLPPMLGYLAVGILIGPHALGLASDTAQTKYLAEFGVVFLMFSIGLEFSLAKLRAMKRLVFGLGGSQVVLSMLAVVPASWAFNWLFPLSWQASVALGGALAMSSTAIVSKMLSERMELESEHGRNIISILLFQDLAVVPLLIVIPALSRDPGDLVMALGLATLKIVVALGAIFFLGQRLMSRWFHVVAARRSQELFMLNLLLVTLGMAALTERLGLSMALGAFMAGMLISETPYRHQVEEDIKPFRDVLLGLFFVTIGMLLNIRVVLDHIWLVLALLVVPVLFKLVLIAALARVFGSRQGVAIRTGLGLAQAGEFGFVLLNQIDGLNLVDPVLIQVILASMLLSMLAAPFLIQYSDAIVLRFAANEWLMQSLNMTRIAAQSLQTEKHAIICGFGRSGQNLAHMLEREGINYVALDLDPDRVREAAAAGDTVVYGDAGRREALIAAGLHRAAAVIVTYANTPSALKVLHHVQELAPALPVIVRTVDDSELDTLQKAGATEVVPEIIEGSLMLASHALVLLGVPMRRVVRGVQQARDARYSLLRGYFHGRDDEEDMVERDSVRLHSVSLGPQSTAVGRRLGMLGLERIGVEVTAVRRRGIRAFDPQPETVLEPGDIVVLRGPPEALEAAETRILNG; encoded by the coding sequence ATGCATTCTCCGCTGGAACTGACCCTGGTGCTGCTGGCCGCCGCCGTGTTCGGCGTGGTCGGGTTCCGCATGCTGCAGCTGCCGCCGATGCTGGGCTACCTGGCCGTCGGCATCCTGATCGGGCCACATGCGCTGGGGCTGGCCAGCGACACCGCGCAGACCAAGTACCTGGCCGAATTCGGCGTGGTCTTCCTGATGTTCTCGATCGGGCTGGAATTCAGCCTGGCCAAGCTGCGCGCGATGAAGCGGCTGGTGTTCGGGCTGGGCGGTTCGCAGGTAGTGCTGTCGATGCTGGCGGTGGTGCCGGCCAGCTGGGCCTTCAACTGGCTGTTCCCGCTGTCGTGGCAGGCCTCGGTGGCGCTGGGCGGGGCCCTGGCCATGTCCTCCACCGCGATCGTGTCCAAGATGCTGTCCGAGCGCATGGAGCTGGAGAGCGAGCATGGGCGCAACATCATCAGCATCCTGCTGTTCCAGGACCTGGCGGTGGTGCCGCTGCTGATCGTGATTCCGGCGCTGTCGCGCGATCCAGGCGACCTGGTGATGGCGCTCGGCCTGGCCACGCTCAAGATCGTGGTGGCGCTGGGCGCGATCTTCTTCCTGGGCCAGCGCCTGATGAGCCGCTGGTTCCATGTGGTGGCGGCGCGCCGCTCGCAGGAGCTGTTCATGCTGAACCTGCTGCTGGTCACGCTGGGCATGGCGGCGCTGACCGAGCGGCTGGGCCTGTCGATGGCGCTGGGCGCCTTCATGGCGGGCATGCTGATTTCCGAGACGCCCTACCGCCACCAGGTGGAGGAAGACATCAAGCCGTTCCGCGACGTGCTGCTGGGGCTGTTCTTCGTCACCATCGGCATGCTGCTCAATATCCGCGTGGTGCTGGACCATATCTGGCTGGTGCTGGCGTTGCTGGTGGTGCCGGTGCTGTTCAAGCTGGTGCTGATCGCGGCGCTGGCGCGCGTGTTCGGCTCGCGCCAGGGCGTGGCCATCCGCACCGGACTGGGGCTGGCGCAGGCGGGCGAGTTCGGCTTCGTGCTGCTGAACCAGATCGACGGCCTGAACCTGGTCGACCCGGTGCTGATCCAGGTGATCCTGGCGTCGATGCTGCTGTCGATGCTGGCGGCACCGTTCCTGATCCAGTACAGCGACGCCATCGTGCTGCGCTTTGCCGCCAACGAATGGCTGATGCAGTCGCTCAACATGACCCGCATCGCCGCGCAGAGCCTGCAGACGGAAAAACACGCCATCATCTGCGGCTTCGGCCGCAGCGGCCAGAACCTGGCGCACATGCTGGAGCGCGAGGGCATCAACTACGTGGCGCTGGACCTGGACCCCGACCGCGTGCGCGAGGCCGCCGCCGCGGGCGATACCGTGGTCTACGGCGACGCGGGCCGACGCGAGGCGCTGATCGCCGCCGGCCTGCACCGCGCCGCCGCGGTGATCGTGACCTATGCCAACACGCCGTCGGCGCTGAAGGTGCTGCACCATGTGCAGGAGCTGGCGCCGGCGCTGCCGGTGATCGTGCGCACGGTCGATGATTCCGAGCTCGACACCCTGCAGAAGGCCGGCGCCACCGAGGTGGTGCCCGAGATCATCGAAGGCAGCCTGATGCTGGCGTCGCACGCGCTGGTGCTGCTCGGCGTGCCGATGCGCCGCGTGGTGCGCGGCGTGCAGCAGGCGCGCGACGCGCGTTACAGCCTGCTGCGCGGCTATTTCCACGGGCGCGACGACGAAGAGGACATGGTCGAGCGCGACTCGGTGCGGCTGCATTCGGTGTCGCTCGGGCCGCAATCCACCGCGGTG
- the lptA gene encoding lipopolysaccharide transport periplasmic protein LptA: MTASLTTSSRRRTAPALLALALAFGLLAQPALAERADRDKPMVLEADNASYDDVKQIYTLSGNVVLTKGTMILKSDAAELRTDPEGYQFAVATAKPGKQAYIRQKREGVDEYIDGWGDRIEYDGKQEFSKLIGNARMARLQGAKLVDEIRGAVLTYDSRKELYTAAGGGSGDAAAANPSGRVRAVLSPRQDQKSGTAGGSPLDLKSAPAPANKP; this comes from the coding sequence ATGACCGCTTCCCTGACGACATCGTCCCGTCGACGCACCGCCCCGGCCCTGCTCGCGCTGGCCCTGGCCTTCGGCCTGCTGGCCCAGCCTGCCCTTGCCGAACGCGCGGACCGCGACAAGCCGATGGTGCTCGAAGCGGACAACGCCAGCTATGACGACGTCAAGCAGATCTACACGCTGTCCGGCAACGTGGTGCTGACCAAGGGCACCATGATCCTGAAGTCCGACGCCGCCGAGCTGCGCACCGACCCCGAGGGCTACCAGTTCGCCGTGGCGACCGCCAAGCCGGGCAAGCAGGCTTATATCCGGCAGAAGCGCGAAGGCGTCGACGAATACATTGATGGCTGGGGCGACCGCATCGAGTACGACGGCAAGCAGGAATTCTCCAAGCTGATCGGCAATGCCCGCATGGCGCGGCTGCAGGGGGCCAAGCTGGTCGACGAGATCCGCGGCGCGGTGCTGACCTACGACAGCCGCAAGGAACTCTATACCGCGGCGGGCGGCGGCAGCGGCGATGCCGCCGCCGCCAACCCGTCAGGCCGCGTGCGTGCGGTGCTGTCGCCGCGCCAGGACCAGAAGTCCGGCACCGCGGGCGGCTCGCCGCTGGACCTCAAGTCGGCGCCCGCGCCCGCCAACAAACCCTGA
- the lptC gene encoding LPS export ABC transporter periplasmic protein LptC has product MQALLASLSGIVMRLLPLLLMAIVAGSTFWLVQINSPKEDQAAQATKKHEPDYFMDRFSATELAPDGSTKIRFTGERMVHFEDDQTYEVTRPAMRAYEPDRPPVTARADIGRMNAEGTVIDLYGNGYVLRQQGKDPSKDPQLTAASSYFQLLVNDDIVKTDKPVKLTRGPSVMTANGLIFNNVTREVQLLGNVRGTIITGPSPGRAPGS; this is encoded by the coding sequence ATGCAGGCACTCCTCGCCTCCCTCAGCGGCATCGTCATGCGGCTGCTGCCGCTGCTGCTGATGGCCATCGTGGCGGGCAGCACGTTCTGGCTGGTCCAGATCAACTCCCCCAAGGAAGACCAGGCCGCGCAGGCCACCAAGAAGCACGAGCCGGATTACTTCATGGACCGCTTCTCGGCCACCGAGCTGGCGCCCGACGGCAGCACCAAGATCCGTTTCACCGGCGAGCGCATGGTCCATTTCGAGGACGACCAGACCTACGAGGTCACGCGCCCCGCCATGCGCGCCTACGAGCCGGACCGGCCGCCGGTGACCGCGCGCGCCGACATCGGCCGCATGAACGCCGAAGGCACGGTGATCGACCTGTACGGCAATGGCTACGTGCTGCGCCAGCAAGGCAAGGATCCGTCGAAGGATCCGCAGCTGACCGCGGCCTCGAGCTATTTCCAGCTGCTGGTCAATGACGACATCGTCAAGACCGACAAGCCCGTCAAGCTGACGCGCGGCCCGTCGGTCATGACTGCCAACGGCCTCATCTTCAACAACGTCACCCGCGAAGTACAATTGCTCGGCAATGTACGCGGCACCATCATCACCGGCCCGTCCCCGGGACGTGCGCCAGGGTCCTGA
- a CDS encoding KpsF/GutQ family sugar-phosphate isomerase translates to MIANFDADRALRLARDTLQTEADAVSALSGRLNGDFARAVQLIMQCTGRVVVSGIGKSGHIGRKVAATLASTGTPAFFVHPAEASHGDLGMVTRDDVLIAFSNSGETGELLSIIPIVKRIGARLISVTGNPDSNLAKLADVHLDAAVEKEACPLNLAPTASTTAALALGDALAVAVLDARGFGEEDFARSHPGGALGRKLLTHVRDVMRTGNAVPEVRESTPLAQALMEITRKGMAMTAVVDTDGRAIGVFTDGDLRRLLETPRDWKTVPIAEVMHRNPHVINQDQLAVEAVQVMEANRINQLLVVDDDGRLTGALHIHDLTRAKVI, encoded by the coding sequence ATGATAGCCAATTTCGATGCGGATCGAGCACTCAGGCTCGCCCGCGACACGCTCCAGACCGAAGCCGATGCGGTTTCCGCACTTTCCGGCCGCCTGAACGGCGACTTTGCCCGTGCCGTGCAGCTGATCATGCAATGCACCGGGCGCGTGGTCGTCTCCGGCATCGGCAAGTCCGGCCATATCGGCCGCAAGGTCGCGGCCACGCTGGCCTCGACCGGCACCCCCGCGTTCTTCGTGCACCCGGCCGAAGCCAGCCACGGCGACCTCGGCATGGTCACGCGCGACGACGTGCTGATCGCCTTCTCCAATTCCGGCGAGACCGGCGAGCTGCTGTCGATCATCCCGATCGTCAAGCGCATCGGCGCACGCCTGATCTCGGTCACCGGCAATCCGGACTCCAACCTCGCCAAGCTGGCCGATGTCCACCTGGACGCGGCGGTCGAGAAGGAAGCCTGTCCGCTCAACCTGGCGCCGACCGCCAGCACCACCGCCGCGCTGGCGCTGGGCGATGCGCTCGCGGTGGCGGTGCTGGATGCGCGCGGCTTCGGCGAGGAAGACTTCGCCCGCTCGCACCCCGGCGGCGCGCTCGGGCGCAAGCTGCTTACCCACGTGCGCGACGTCATGCGCACCGGCAACGCGGTGCCCGAGGTGCGCGAAAGCACGCCGCTGGCGCAGGCGCTGATGGAAATCACGCGCAAGGGCATGGCCATGACCGCGGTGGTGGATACCGACGGACGCGCCATCGGCGTGTTCACCGACGGCGACCTGCGCCGCCTGCTGGAAACCCCGCGCGACTGGAAGACCGTGCCGATCGCCGAGGTCATGCACCGCAACCCGCACGTAATCAACCAGGACCAGCTGGCAGTGGAAGCCGTGCAGGTGATGGAAGCCAACCGCATCAACCAGCTGCTGGTGGTGGACGACGACGGGCGCCTGACCGGCGCGCTGCATATCCACGACCTGACCCGCGCCAAGGTCATCTGA